In Vagococcus luciliae, one genomic interval encodes:
- the parE gene encoding DNA topoisomerase IV subunit B, with protein sequence MSKEINRQYDDSSIQVLEGLEAVRKRPGMYIGSTDSKGLHHLVFEIFDNAVDEALSGYGTEIDVTIHKDNSISVRDYGRGMPTGMHASGKPTIEVIFTILHAGGKFGQGGYKTSGGLHGVGASVVNALSSTLTVETVKDGQKATLSFKDGGHPDGKFTKVKTSIKQNGSTITFKPDASIFSTTVFSYDVLSERLRESAFLLKGIKITLTDEREGQEKEDVFLYEDGIKEFIAYLNESKDDLSPIIYFAGEKEGIEVEFSFQYNDGYSENILSFVNNVRTRDGGTHEIGMKTALTKSFNEYARKTGLLKEKDKNLEGSDFREGLSAIISVRIPENLLQFEGQTKGKLGTPVARTIVDTVISDQLGFYLLENNDLSQMLVKKALKAREAREAARKAREDSRNGKKRRKGESLLSGKLTPAQSRNPKKNELYLVEGDSAGGSAKQGRDRKFQAILPLRGKVINTEKAKLQDILKNEEINTMIYTIGAGVGPDFQLDDVNYDKVIIMTDADTDGAHIQVLLLTFFYRYMKPLVEAGKVYIALPPLYRVSKGRGKTEQLEYAWTDDEMNNITKKMGKGYLIQRYKGLGEMNADQLWETTMNPDTRTLIRVTIDDSARAERRVTTLMGDKVEPRRKWIEEHVQFTLEEDGSILENHDILEEHVTSDNKTVEEINLFD encoded by the coding sequence ATGTCAAAAGAAATAAATAGACAATACGATGATTCATCCATTCAAGTATTAGAAGGTCTAGAGGCGGTAAGAAAACGTCCAGGGATGTATATTGGATCAACAGACTCTAAAGGATTGCATCATTTGGTTTTTGAGATTTTTGATAATGCGGTTGACGAAGCGTTATCTGGTTATGGAACAGAAATTGATGTAACAATACATAAAGACAATAGTATTAGTGTACGAGATTATGGTAGAGGGATGCCAACAGGAATGCATGCTTCTGGAAAGCCAACGATTGAAGTAATTTTTACCATACTGCATGCAGGTGGAAAATTTGGTCAAGGTGGTTATAAAACCTCAGGAGGTCTTCATGGTGTTGGGGCAAGTGTGGTTAATGCCTTATCAAGTACATTAACAGTGGAAACCGTTAAAGATGGTCAGAAGGCAACCTTATCGTTTAAAGATGGTGGGCACCCTGATGGAAAGTTTACAAAGGTGAAAACCTCGATTAAACAAAATGGCTCAACGATTACATTTAAGCCAGATGCGTCCATTTTTTCAACAACGGTTTTTTCTTATGATGTCTTATCAGAACGTCTAAGAGAATCTGCCTTTCTATTGAAAGGTATTAAAATTACGTTAACTGATGAACGTGAAGGGCAAGAAAAAGAAGATGTCTTTTTATATGAAGATGGAATCAAGGAATTTATTGCTTACTTAAATGAAAGCAAAGATGATTTGTCTCCAATCATTTATTTTGCCGGAGAAAAAGAAGGAATCGAAGTCGAATTTTCCTTCCAGTACAATGATGGCTATTCTGAAAATATTTTATCTTTTGTTAATAACGTGCGTACAAGAGATGGTGGAACACATGAAATTGGAATGAAAACGGCGTTAACAAAATCATTTAACGAATACGCTAGAAAAACTGGTTTATTAAAAGAAAAAGATAAAAATCTTGAAGGTAGCGACTTTAGAGAAGGGCTGTCAGCGATTATTAGTGTGCGTATACCAGAAAACTTGCTTCAATTTGAGGGGCAAACAAAAGGGAAATTAGGTACACCAGTTGCTAGGACGATTGTTGATACAGTTATTAGTGATCAATTAGGATTTTATTTATTAGAAAACAATGATTTATCTCAAATGCTTGTTAAAAAAGCGCTGAAAGCACGAGAAGCACGAGAAGCGGCACGTAAAGCACGAGAAGACAGCCGTAACGGCAAGAAACGTCGTAAAGGGGAATCTTTACTATCTGGTAAATTAACTCCGGCACAATCACGTAACCCAAAGAAAAACGAATTGTACTTAGTCGAAGGGGACTCTGCCGGAGGGTCTGCTAAACAAGGTCGCGACAGAAAATTCCAAGCGATTTTACCACTTCGAGGAAAAGTCATTAATACGGAAAAAGCTAAACTACAAGACATATTAAAAAATGAAGAAATCAACACCATGATTTATACCATTGGTGCTGGTGTTGGCCCTGATTTTCAACTAGATGATGTCAATTATGATAAAGTCATCATTATGACCGATGCGGATACAGATGGGGCCCATATTCAAGTGTTATTATTGACGTTTTTCTATCGTTACATGAAACCTCTTGTCGAAGCAGGAAAAGTTTATATCGCTTTGCCACCGCTTTATCGTGTGAGTAAAGGTCGCGGTAAGACTGAACAGCTTGAATATGCGTGGACAGATGATGAAATGAATAATATTACCAAAAAAATGGGTAAAGGCTATTTAATTCAACGCTACAAAGGTCTTGGTGAAATGAATGCTGATCAACTATGGGAAACAACGATGAACCCTGATACAAGAACATTGATTCGTGTGACGATTGATGACTCAGCAAGAGCAGAAAGACGTGTGACAACGTTGATGGGCGATAAAGTAGAGCCCCGCCGCAAATGGATTGAAGAACATGTTCAATTTACGTTAGAAGAAGATGGTAGTATCTTAGAAAATCATGACATTTTAGAGGAACACGTGACATCTGATAATAAAACAGTTGAAGAAATCAATCTATTTGATTAG
- a CDS encoding MFS transporter, producing the protein MNNTKKQVNLSLLLSTLFLGYVIVYIDKLSVGISIISISKDIPMTESQKGLILSAFFIGYAIMQVPMSFAINQFGAKKVLIWSVFMIGVFDFIFSFGETVTMLLAIRLLTGMLAHSGYPSASSKEIIDHFPLERRTFAKGILISSSGIAGIVGPILLSPIIDKYNWKFAYMLLTILAILASFIIARSIPTPNKQSNEIVEEDSEKVSLLNIWKNRNIWILFAAAFFVNSLLYGINNWLPSFLTSQRGITLTQSGIVSSCVGVFSLVGAIGGSYVVSKFFSEKDTLVIMIMATIGSSLVFLSYYLHSLVLFILVLGLATLSMTVAFVTLMTIPLKVFTGKHFAPSYSTISTGGILGGATAQIIIGSLVDGSESYLSAFIYFFALGILATLSLTFLKKGAEHY; encoded by the coding sequence ATGAACAATACAAAAAAACAAGTTAATTTATCTTTACTATTATCCACATTATTTCTAGGTTATGTGATTGTCTATATTGATAAATTATCTGTTGGGATTTCCATCATCTCCATTAGCAAGGATATTCCTATGACTGAAAGTCAAAAAGGACTCATTTTAAGTGCTTTCTTTATTGGTTACGCTATTATGCAGGTTCCTATGAGTTTTGCGATTAATCAATTTGGGGCAAAGAAAGTCCTTATTTGGTCTGTCTTTATGATTGGTGTTTTTGATTTTATCTTCAGTTTTGGAGAAACCGTGACAATGCTCTTAGCCATTAGATTATTAACAGGAATGCTGGCTCATTCTGGTTACCCTTCCGCTTCTAGTAAGGAGATCATTGATCATTTCCCTTTAGAACGCAGAACATTTGCTAAAGGCATTCTCATTTCTTCTTCAGGTATTGCTGGCATTGTGGGACCTATTCTACTATCACCAATTATCGATAAATATAATTGGAAATTTGCTTATATGTTACTGACTATTCTGGCTATTTTAGCTTCTTTTATTATTGCAAGAAGTATTCCTACACCGAATAAACAATCAAACGAAATCGTTGAAGAAGATTCTGAAAAAGTATCCTTACTGAATATTTGGAAAAACCGAAATATTTGGATACTTTTTGCTGCCGCATTTTTTGTCAATAGTTTACTTTACGGTATTAACAACTGGTTACCAAGCTTTTTAACAAGTCAACGTGGCATTACACTGACTCAATCTGGTATTGTCAGTTCATGCGTTGGGGTGTTTTCTCTCGTTGGAGCCATTGGTGGAAGTTATGTTGTAAGTAAGTTTTTTTCTGAGAAGGATACACTGGTGATTATGATTATGGCAACGATTGGTTCATCATTAGTCTTTTTATCTTATTATCTCCATTCTCTTGTCCTATTTATTCTCGTCTTAGGATTAGCAACATTGTCTATGACAGTTGCCTTTGTAACCCTTATGACAATCCCTCTGAAAGTATTTACTGGTAAGCACTTTGCACCAAGTTACTCTACTATTTCAACTGGTGGTATTCTAGGAGGCGCAACAGCACAAATCATTATTGGTTCACTAGTCGATGGTTCTGAATCCTATTTATCTGCTTTTATTTATTTCTTTGCTTTAGGTATTTTAGCCACACTTTCTTTAACCTTCCTTAAAAAAGGCGCTGAACACTACTAA
- a CDS encoding DUF1361 domain-containing protein, which yields MKNIVRLMSLLLIIGAYNTRFSFLSLNILLAYIPLELSFQFFRVKKNSLKIGLAALFMLYFPNIPYLVTDIIHMDILDIYNHFTGDSIKNLGDWTLTVVLFLAVFSFVLIGFGQLLKLLNYIKNRYALNMTQVSLILIAACLLSSLGIYAGRFPPRFHSIDIFVRPWYVFKTIFLNWSLVKLEIVFLFLILHLAIVGVMTMNKQLSKLK from the coding sequence ATGAAAAATATTGTTAGATTAATGAGTCTATTACTTATCATTGGGGCATATAATACACGTTTTTCGTTTTTATCATTGAATATTTTATTAGCTTATATCCCTTTAGAGCTATCATTTCAATTTTTTCGTGTCAAGAAGAATAGTTTGAAAATAGGGTTAGCAGCTTTATTTATGTTATATTTCCCTAATATTCCTTATTTAGTGACAGATATTATTCATATGGATATTTTAGATATTTATAACCATTTTACAGGAGATAGCATTAAAAATTTAGGTGATTGGACATTGACTGTGGTATTATTTTTAGCGGTTTTTAGTTTTGTTTTAATTGGGTTTGGTCAATTGTTAAAACTATTAAATTATATTAAAAATCGTTATGCCCTAAACATGACTCAAGTCAGTTTGATATTAATTGCTGCGTGTTTGTTATCATCACTAGGAATTTATGCTGGTAGATTTCCACCGAGGTTTCATTCAATTGATATTTTTGTTAGACCTTGGTATGTGTTTAAAACCATTTTTCTTAACTGGTCACTCGTCAAATTAGAAATAGTATTCCTTTTTTTAATTCTTCACTTAGCGATTGTTGGTGTGATGACAATGAATAAACAATTATCAAAATTAAAATAA
- a CDS encoding DNA alkylation repair protein, whose product MTSVQATLFSMQDRAYKIFNAKLIPTISPDKVIGVRMPQLRKLAKEMIKNEVTTNFLSALPHTYHEENVLHMLIISSIKDFDEAIKAYQTFLPYVDNWAVTDCQTPAIFKKNPKKLLPYIDEWLTSSQEYTVRFAILQLMNIYLAEENFNETIPQRVCEVESEAYYVNMMRAWFFATSLAKQYDATIPYINERRLDDWTHLKTIQKARESSRISPETKDYLKTLKKPSN is encoded by the coding sequence ATGACATCTGTACAAGCAACCCTTTTTTCAATGCAAGACAGAGCCTACAAAATATTTAACGCGAAATTAATCCCGACAATTAGTCCTGATAAGGTCATTGGTGTGAGGATGCCACAACTTAGAAAACTAGCTAAAGAGATGATTAAAAATGAGGTTACTACTAACTTTTTATCAGCATTACCTCATACCTATCACGAGGAAAATGTCCTGCATATGTTAATTATCTCAAGTATAAAAGACTTTGATGAAGCCATTAAAGCATACCAAACGTTTTTACCTTATGTGGATAATTGGGCAGTAACGGATTGCCAAACACCTGCTATTTTTAAAAAGAATCCAAAAAAGTTACTGCCATATATTGATGAATGGTTGACATCAAGTCAAGAATATACCGTCCGTTTTGCGATATTACAGCTGATGAACATATATCTAGCAGAAGAAAATTTTAATGAAACAATTCCACAACGCGTTTGTGAAGTGGAAAGTGAGGCCTATTATGTCAATATGATGCGTGCGTGGTTTTTTGCGACCAGTTTGGCTAAACAATATGACGCAACGATTCCCTATATTAATGAGAGAAGATTAGATGACTGGACACACCTAAAAACCATTCAAAAAGCAAGAGAGAGTTCAAGAATCTCACCAGAAACAAAAGACTATCTAAAGACACTTAAAAAGCCTTCCAATTAA
- a CDS encoding glucose-6-phosphate isomerase, translated as MSHIRFDYSNVGTFIGDHELGYMQAEVTAAHNALREGTGPGNDFRGWIDLPKNYDKEEFARVKKAAEKIQSDSDILIVIGIGGSYLGAKAAIDFLNHSFYNLLDNEERKTPQVFFAGNSISSTYLADLIQIIGDKDFSVNVISKSGTTTEPAIAFRVFKDLLEKKYGKEEANKRIYATTDKAKGAVKTEADVEGWETFVIPDDVGGRFTVLTPVGLLPIAVTGANIDELMKGAADARVAYSSDDLTKNEAYQYAALRNILYRKGKVTELLINYEPNLQYFSEWWKQLFGESEGKDQKGIYPSSANFSTDLHSLGQYIQEGRRNIFETVIKVEKPRKNVEIPVLDQDLDGLGYIQGKEIDFVNTKAFEGTLLAHTDGDVPNFVVNIPETDAYTLGYLMYFFEIAVGISGYLNGVNPFDQPGVEAYKKNMFALLGKPGFEDLAKELNERLK; from the coding sequence ATGTCACATATTCGTTTTGATTATTCAAATGTCGGTACATTTATCGGTGACCATGAATTAGGTTACATGCAAGCAGAAGTTACGGCAGCACACAATGCATTGCGTGAGGGAACTGGACCAGGAAATGATTTCCGTGGTTGGATTGATTTACCAAAAAACTATGATAAAGAAGAATTTGCTCGCGTTAAAAAAGCAGCAGAAAAAATTCAATCAGATTCAGATATTTTAATCGTCATTGGAATTGGTGGATCATACTTAGGAGCTAAAGCCGCTATCGACTTTTTAAACCACTCATTCTATAACCTTTTAGACAATGAAGAAAGAAAAACACCACAAGTATTCTTTGCTGGAAATTCTATTAGCTCAACTTATTTAGCTGATTTAATCCAAATTATTGGCGACAAAGATTTCTCAGTGAATGTTATTTCTAAATCTGGTACAACAACTGAACCAGCAATTGCATTTAGAGTCTTTAAAGATTTATTAGAGAAAAAATACGGAAAAGAAGAAGCAAACAAACGTATTTATGCAACGACTGATAAAGCTAAAGGTGCTGTTAAAACAGAAGCTGACGTTGAAGGTTGGGAAACATTTGTTATTCCTGATGATGTTGGGGGACGTTTCACTGTGTTAACACCAGTTGGATTACTTCCAATCGCTGTAACAGGTGCTAACATTGATGAGTTAATGAAAGGTGCTGCTGACGCTCGCGTTGCTTACAGCTCTGATGATTTAACAAAAAATGAAGCATATCAATATGCTGCATTACGTAACATTTTATACCGTAAAGGAAAAGTAACTGAGTTATTAATCAATTACGAACCAAACTTACAATACTTCTCTGAATGGTGGAAACAACTATTCGGAGAGTCTGAAGGAAAAGACCAAAAAGGTATCTACCCATCAAGTGCGAACTTCTCAACTGACTTACATTCATTAGGTCAATACATTCAAGAAGGACGTCGTAACATTTTTGAAACAGTCATTAAAGTCGAAAAACCTCGTAAAAACGTGGAAATTCCAGTACTTGATCAAGACTTAGATGGTTTAGGTTACATTCAAGGAAAAGAAATTGACTTTGTTAATACAAAAGCCTTTGAAGGAACACTTTTAGCACATACGGATGGTGATGTGCCAAACTTTGTGGTAAATATTCCTGAAACAGATGCTTATACATTAGGTTACTTAATGTACTTCTTTGAAATCGCAGTAGGTATTTCAGGTTACTTAAATGGTGTCAATCCATTTGACCAACCAGGTGTTGAAGCATACAAGAAAAACATGTTTGCTTTACTTGGAAAACCTGGTTTTGAAGACTTAGCAAAAGAATTAAATGAACGTCTTAAATAA
- the gdhA gene encoding NADP-specific glutamate dehydrogenase, with protein MSTQDYVTKMLDEVKEKYGYQPEYIQAVEEFLTTVTPFLEKNPIYCEKNILGQLIIPERLIEFRVPWMSDSGEWMVNTGYRIQYNSALGPYKGGLRFHPSVNQSIMKFLAFEQIFKNSLTSLPIGGGKGGSDFDPKGKSDGEIMRFCQSFMQELQKHIGPSMDVPAGDMGVGGREIGYLYGEYKRLNGYQAGVLTGKPLTFWGSLARTEATGYGLVYFVKYLLQDKGDALKDKRVMVSGSGNVAIYAIEKAQELGATVLGCSDSSGYIIDEDGVDCELVKEIKEVKRGRLSDYIAAKPNAKYVENASIWTENIAYEVALPCATQNEIGLDEAAILIKNGVKVLAEGANMPTKLEALHQLTDSGVIYCPGKAANAGGVAVSALEMAQNAQRLPWTFEQVDSELDSIMKNIYETCATTAKEYAKEDDLLTGANIAGFERVAKAMLAQGLV; from the coding sequence ATGTCAACACAAGATTATGTAACAAAAATGTTGGATGAAGTGAAAGAAAAATATGGTTACCAACCAGAGTATATTCAAGCAGTGGAAGAATTTTTAACCACAGTCACACCATTTTTAGAAAAAAATCCCATATACTGTGAGAAAAATATCTTAGGTCAGTTGATTATACCTGAGCGTTTAATTGAGTTTCGCGTTCCTTGGATGTCAGATTCTGGTGAATGGATGGTGAATACAGGATATCGTATACAATATAACTCAGCATTAGGACCATATAAAGGTGGACTACGTTTCCATCCATCAGTGAATCAAAGTATCATGAAATTCTTAGCGTTTGAACAAATTTTTAAAAATAGTTTAACCTCTTTACCTATTGGAGGAGGTAAAGGCGGAAGTGATTTTGATCCTAAAGGTAAATCTGATGGTGAAATCATGCGCTTTTGTCAAAGTTTTATGCAAGAATTACAAAAACATATTGGCCCAAGTATGGATGTTCCAGCTGGTGATATGGGTGTTGGAGGCCGTGAAATTGGGTATTTATACGGAGAGTACAAACGTCTAAATGGTTATCAAGCAGGTGTTTTAACGGGTAAACCATTAACTTTCTGGGGAAGTTTAGCTCGTACAGAAGCAACAGGTTATGGTTTAGTGTATTTTGTTAAGTATTTGTTACAAGATAAAGGCGATGCACTAAAAGACAAACGTGTGATGGTTTCAGGTAGTGGTAACGTGGCCATTTATGCGATTGAAAAAGCACAAGAATTAGGCGCAACAGTTCTTGGCTGTTCTGATTCTTCTGGTTATATCATCGATGAAGATGGTGTAGACTGTGAGTTAGTCAAAGAAATCAAAGAAGTAAAACGTGGTCGTTTAAGTGACTATATTGCGGCAAAACCCAATGCAAAATATGTTGAAAATGCGTCAATTTGGACAGAAAATATTGCCTATGAAGTAGCTTTACCATGTGCCACTCAAAATGAAATTGGATTAGACGAAGCAGCTATCCTAATCAAAAACGGGGTAAAAGTCTTAGCTGAAGGGGCAAACATGCCAACAAAATTGGAAGCATTGCATCAATTAACTGATTCTGGTGTTATCTATTGTCCAGGTAAAGCAGCCAATGCTGGTGGAGTGGCTGTATCAGCTTTAGAAATGGCTCAAAATGCTCAACGATTACCTTGGACTTTTGAACAAGTCGACTCAGAACTTGATAGCATTATGAAAAATATTTATGAAACATGTGCAACAACAGCAAAAGAATACGCGAAAGAAGACGATTTGCTAACTGGTGCAAATATTGCTGGATTTGAACGAGTTGCAAAAGCAATGCTTGCTCAAGGACTTGTGTAA
- a CDS encoding NAD(P)/FAD-dependent oxidoreductase — MSIDVIVIGGGTSGMMAAVSAAEKGARVMIIDKNKMLGKKLRLTGGGRCNVTNNRPPEEIISFIPGNGKFLYSTFSQFNNYDIMEFFESHGVHLKEEDHGRMFPIENTSKAIVNGLFDRLSELNVELKMNTTVKKLLVTDGNITGVMTDTKEEIHAPCVVLATGGKTYQYTGSTGDGYTLAKKVGHTITKLFPTESPLLSEESFIKSRELQGLSLRDIGLSVLDEKGKVVVTHEMDALFTHSGISGPAALRCSMFVNQLLEKGQKNVTMSLDLFPLKSEQDIKQQIVSIQKEDGNKSIKNALKPLMQERYLEFLLGRCHIDTQTPFKQITEKEIDALVDEIKHLTFTVNKTYPLDKSFVTGGGISLKEVNPKTMESKCVNGLFFCGELLDINGYTGGFNITAAFCTGHVAGEHAAEIASYFNY; from the coding sequence ATGAGTATAGATGTCATTGTCATTGGTGGGGGAACAAGCGGTATGATGGCTGCCGTTTCCGCGGCTGAAAAGGGCGCACGCGTCATGATTATCGATAAAAACAAAATGCTTGGAAAAAAATTACGTCTAACTGGTGGAGGTCGATGTAATGTCACCAATAATAGGCCGCCAGAAGAAATTATTTCTTTTATCCCTGGAAATGGGAAATTTTTGTATAGTACCTTCTCTCAATTTAACAACTATGACATTATGGAATTTTTTGAAAGCCATGGTGTGCATTTAAAAGAAGAAGATCATGGCAGAATGTTTCCTATTGAAAACACCTCTAAAGCAATCGTTAACGGACTGTTTGACCGTTTATCTGAGTTAAATGTTGAATTGAAAATGAATACAACCGTTAAAAAATTATTAGTAACTGATGGCAATATAACAGGCGTGATGACTGATACAAAAGAAGAAATTCATGCACCTTGTGTTGTCTTAGCAACTGGTGGGAAGACCTATCAATATACTGGATCCACTGGGGACGGGTACACGTTAGCTAAAAAAGTGGGGCATACTATTACCAAATTATTTCCAACTGAATCTCCCCTTTTATCTGAAGAGTCTTTTATTAAAAGTCGTGAGCTTCAAGGGTTATCTTTAAGAGATATTGGTTTATCTGTTCTAGACGAAAAAGGAAAAGTGGTTGTCACACATGAAATGGATGCGTTGTTCACTCATTCTGGTATCTCTGGTCCTGCAGCACTTCGTTGTAGTATGTTTGTCAATCAACTACTTGAAAAAGGACAAAAAAATGTCACGATGTCTCTCGATTTATTTCCATTAAAATCTGAGCAAGATATCAAACAACAAATTGTGTCTATCCAAAAAGAAGATGGTAATAAATCAATCAAAAATGCGTTAAAACCATTGATGCAAGAACGCTACTTAGAATTTTTATTGGGACGTTGCCATATCGACACGCAAACCCCTTTTAAACAAATCACTGAAAAAGAAATTGATGCTCTTGTTGATGAAATCAAACATCTCACTTTTACGGTCAATAAAACCTATCCACTTGATAAATCATTTGTTACTGGTGGTGGGATTAGTCTAAAGGAAGTCAATCCTAAAACAATGGAAAGCAAATGCGTTAATGGATTATTTTTCTGTGGTGAGTTACTAGACATTAATGGTTACACTGGTGGTTTTAACATCACTGCGGCGTTTTGTACAGGTCATGTTGCTGGAGAACACGCGGCAGAAATTGCCAGCTATTTTAACTATTAG
- a CDS encoding YfhO family protein → MKKNHFFILFFWIGLSLLYMLPAVDLSSWHVALIRGDDYPFHFARIFGVMDQLKDTGQVQAVARFGKRDIFYGANIFYPTLTTVLPIALLSLIFQSVIFGVYGYLFLMNLLTFYIAYQCAKYISSIALPEVNVRAKQFLPFVFSFFYVFSHYRLICFYQRFDLGEFFVLTMYPLIFAGFYSILKDGGTKKYWLIFGLALTAYSHVLSLMLVVVVLAGLFVVGLIKKMITMKVFKQLVFSAIMTIFISTGALVPILYEMLTLHIRSVRVHDLASEATNIGVMLVSSSINYLSYMSIGIILLCSLMIGIYHVIWKKESIVRKDKLLRQCLWLSLVITFMMTSVFPWRVLQHTPLAIIQFPFRLMPFLSVFGSFLGAAILADYLSRFATISLKRVTIWLSVAMLIISTLSVNTLMIRRSLNKLMYDKQDIITTKRYIKSVNRDYFPAGLTEEQTKRIKDKIGQVNQEDVPMPYQFEKNEANIKVTLNEQTNTVVTPIIGYSGLVVEENGKRIKTTLSSERTLSFQLPKGVHQLSVYYDPPFLIKYSVVFSGIVALFYGIYVIKIKKETGLIPKS, encoded by the coding sequence ATGAAAAAAAATCATTTTTTTATTCTATTTTTTTGGATAGGATTATCATTGCTTTATATGTTGCCAGCAGTTGATTTATCAAGTTGGCATGTAGCACTTATTCGTGGAGACGACTATCCCTTTCATTTCGCACGGATTTTTGGCGTCATGGATCAATTAAAAGACACAGGACAGGTTCAAGCAGTCGCAAGATTTGGTAAGCGTGATATTTTTTATGGAGCCAATATTTTTTACCCTACGCTTACGACAGTTTTACCAATTGCATTATTATCTTTGATTTTTCAATCAGTGATTTTTGGTGTCTATGGGTATCTATTTTTGATGAATTTACTGACGTTTTATATTGCCTACCAATGTGCTAAATATATTAGCTCCATTGCGCTACCAGAAGTAAACGTACGTGCTAAGCAGTTTTTACCATTTGTTTTTTCATTTTTTTATGTCTTTTCCCATTATCGACTGATTTGTTTTTATCAACGATTTGATTTGGGGGAATTTTTTGTTTTGACGATGTACCCTCTAATATTTGCTGGTTTTTATAGTATATTAAAAGATGGTGGAACCAAAAAATATTGGCTGATTTTTGGGTTGGCACTTACGGCGTATTCACATGTTTTATCATTGATGTTAGTGGTTGTTGTATTGGCAGGGTTATTTGTGGTAGGTTTGATTAAAAAGATGATTACAATGAAAGTATTCAAGCAATTAGTATTTAGTGCTATTATGACTATTTTTATTTCTACTGGCGCTCTTGTTCCTATTTTGTATGAAATGTTAACCTTACATATTCGTTCCGTACGGGTTCATGATTTAGCGAGTGAAGCGACCAATATTGGTGTGATGCTCGTGTCATCTAGCATTAATTATTTAAGTTATATGAGTATCGGAATTATTTTGCTATGCTCACTTATGATAGGAATATATCACGTTATTTGGAAAAAAGAGTCGATTGTCCGTAAAGATAAATTATTAAGGCAATGTTTGTGGTTATCATTAGTCATAACTTTCATGATGACATCAGTATTTCCATGGCGTGTATTACAACATACGCCATTAGCGATTATTCAGTTTCCGTTTCGTTTAATGCCATTTTTATCCGTATTTGGTAGTTTTTTAGGAGCAGCGATTTTAGCTGATTATTTGAGCCGTTTTGCTACCATTTCATTAAAACGAGTAACGATCTGGTTAAGTGTTGCTATGTTGATTATCTCCACTCTTAGTGTTAATACTTTAATGATTCGTCGATCGTTAAATAAATTAATGTATGATAAACAAGATATTATAACGACCAAACGGTATATTAAATCTGTTAATAGAGACTATTTTCCAGCGGGATTGACGGAGGAACAAACTAAACGAATAAAAGATAAGATTGGACAAGTGAACCAAGAAGATGTCCCAATGCCTTACCAGTTTGAAAAAAATGAAGCGAACATAAAGGTTACACTGAATGAGCAGACTAATACTGTTGTCACACCAATTATTGGCTATAGTGGACTAGTAGTCGAGGAGAATGGAAAACGCATCAAAACAACCCTCTCATCTGAGAGAACCTTATCATTCCAATTACCTAAGGGAGTTCACCAGCTATCTGTTTATTATGATCCGCCTTTTTTGATAAAATATAGCGTGGTATTTTCAGGTATAGTGGCGTTGTTCTATGGCATTTATGTCATTAAAATAAAAAAAGAGACTGGCCTTATCCCTAAAAGTTAA
- the ybaK gene encoding Cys-tRNA(Pro) deacylase, producing the protein MSKKKAKTNAVRSLEQKKIPFDTREYEYSDKHAAALETAHALGIDENQVFKTLVTLGNKTGPVVAVIPGNKTLDLKKLAKASGNKKIEMLPMKELEGLTGYIHGGCSPVGMKKLFPTYYAKEAEIFDTIHVSAGRRGLQMSVSPEDLLNVTHGKYADLTEDETILG; encoded by the coding sequence ATGTCTAAAAAGAAGGCTAAAACAAATGCTGTTAGGTCTTTGGAACAAAAGAAAATACCATTTGATACAAGAGAGTATGAATACAGCGATAAACACGCAGCAGCTCTTGAAACCGCCCATGCGTTAGGGATTGATGAAAATCAAGTCTTTAAAACGCTTGTGACTTTGGGAAATAAGACGGGACCTGTTGTAGCAGTTATACCTGGAAATAAAACGTTAGATTTAAAAAAATTAGCTAAAGCTAGTGGCAATAAAAAAATAGAGATGCTACCAATGAAAGAGTTAGAAGGGTTGACAGGCTATATCCATGGAGGCTGCTCTCCTGTTGGAATGAAAAAATTATTTCCAACTTATTATGCTAAAGAAGCTGAAATTTTTGATACTATACACGTTTCTGCAGGTCGTCGAGGACTACAAATGAGTGTCTCGCCTGAAGATTTATTAAATGTGACACATGGAAAGTATGCTGATTTAACAGAAGATGAAACGATTCTAGGTTAG